The Desulfovibrio inopinatus DSM 10711 genome window below encodes:
- a CDS encoding DUF1786 domain-containing protein — MNMTPGTLCIDIGSGTQDALLYYPDRELENCPKFILESPARMVAARIRELGQLKMPIYLYGNNMGGGFYRSIKAHLAMGLDVSARRDAAYSLSDNPESLLEMGIRLDERCPDGFMPVYLSDFDPAFWDIFLKMSGHPYPSYFLIAAQDHGFHPGSSNRMGRFELWRHLLEQADGRPESLIYDTPPETFTRLRSIEKQAGACMTADTGAAAILGALFVPEIEEASRDHGVLVLNMGNSHIVAAMVYAGRIYGVYEHHTGVLDPGDVMLQIDRFRRGTLACEEVFDSYGHGCLCLPPPSDAGGFDDIHVIGPKREQLMGYHVSFPSPGGDMMLAGCFGLLKGRELKRLAAEQN, encoded by the coding sequence ATGAATATGACCCCAGGCACTTTGTGCATCGATATCGGTAGCGGAACGCAGGACGCGTTACTGTATTACCCCGATCGCGAATTGGAAAATTGTCCGAAGTTTATTCTCGAATCGCCAGCCAGAATGGTTGCGGCCAGAATTCGTGAGCTTGGTCAGTTGAAAATGCCGATTTATTTGTATGGCAATAATATGGGCGGCGGATTTTATCGTAGCATCAAGGCACATCTCGCTATGGGGCTTGATGTTTCTGCCCGGCGTGATGCTGCCTATTCATTGAGTGATAATCCGGAGAGTCTTCTTGAAATGGGAATTCGGCTCGATGAGCGCTGTCCAGATGGATTCATGCCCGTCTATTTATCCGATTTCGATCCTGCATTCTGGGATATATTTTTGAAGATGTCAGGACATCCCTACCCGTCTTATTTTCTCATTGCCGCTCAAGATCACGGATTTCATCCGGGGTCCAGCAATAGAATGGGCCGCTTTGAACTCTGGCGCCATCTTCTGGAACAAGCCGATGGCCGCCCCGAGTCGCTTATTTATGATACGCCTCCCGAAACGTTTACTCGGTTGCGTTCCATAGAAAAACAGGCTGGGGCGTGTATGACAGCTGACACAGGTGCCGCGGCTATATTGGGAGCTTTGTTTGTTCCGGAAATCGAGGAAGCGTCTCGGGATCACGGCGTTCTTGTGCTCAATATGGGGAATAGCCATATTGTCGCAGCCATGGTGTATGCTGGTCGGATTTATGGTGTTTACGAACATCATACCGGTGTTCTCGACCCTGGTGATGTTATGTTGCAAATCGACCGTTTTCGTCGCGGTACTCTGGCATGTGAAGAAGTCTTTGATAGCTATGGACATGGATGTTTGTGCTTGCCGCCTCCGTCTGATGCAGGCGGATTCGATGATATTCATGTCATCGGTCCCAAGCGTGAACAACTCATGGGATACCATGTTTCCTTTCCCAGCCCTGGTGGAGATATGATGCTTGCCGGGTGCTTTGGACTTTTGAAGGGTCGAGAACTCAAGCGCCTTGCAGCTGAACAAAACTAA
- a CDS encoding bacteriohemerythrin: MPFISWDPELSVGVHEIDEQHKTLLNMINQLHEGMRSGKSKEQLAKTFVGLKKYVKMHFSTEERLMEKNRFSGLSSHRTQHNKFIEKILDFEMEFEQGRTLLSMELVQFLRNWYLSHVKGVDQQYANFFKEKGIA; encoded by the coding sequence ATGCCCTTCATTTCCTGGGATCCGGAATTGAGTGTCGGTGTTCATGAAATCGATGAGCAACATAAGACGCTGTTGAATATGATTAATCAACTCCATGAGGGCATGCGGTCGGGGAAAAGTAAAGAGCAACTGGCGAAAACCTTTGTTGGACTCAAAAAATACGTCAAGATGCATTTTTCGACAGAAGAACGATTAATGGAAAAAAATAGATTCTCGGGTTTGTCCAGCCACCGTACTCAACACAACAAATTCATTGAAAAAATTCTTGATTTTGAAATGGAATTCGAACAAGGACGCACCCTTCTATCGATGGAACTCGTTCAGTTTCTTCGTAATTGGTATTTAAGTCATGTTAAAGGAGTCGATCAACAATACGCCAACTTCTTCAAAGAAAAAGGCATCGCTTGA
- a CDS encoding OmpA/MotB family protein: protein MKTPTSKFIIAFALLIPLCASLYLGWRVLEKSGQDEVIEDYYKRLFDSSQKEDASCPPATTCENDQLDAGYQTLVSDLEGEVAAKEVTIEKFKEMLSINVVDEILFDTGRAIITPRGKIVLAKVGGVIGKMTDKHIYIVGHTDDVPIQTFRYPSNWELSCARAAAVIRYLLDTDNLDPAMFSAVGRSSYQPVSENDTPEGRARNRRVEIVIANFSKF, encoded by the coding sequence ATGAAGACTCCTACCAGCAAGTTCATTATCGCTTTTGCTCTTCTCATTCCACTTTGTGCATCTCTCTATCTTGGGTGGCGTGTCCTCGAAAAAAGCGGTCAGGATGAAGTTATTGAGGATTATTATAAACGTCTATTCGATTCATCACAAAAAGAAGATGCGTCATGCCCCCCTGCCACGACGTGTGAAAACGATCAGCTTGACGCTGGCTACCAGACGTTGGTGAGCGACCTGGAAGGAGAAGTCGCAGCAAAAGAAGTGACGATCGAAAAATTCAAGGAAATGCTCTCCATCAATGTTGTCGATGAAATTCTTTTCGATACAGGGAGAGCCATAATTACGCCACGTGGCAAAATTGTGCTGGCCAAAGTCGGCGGCGTCATCGGCAAAATGACGGACAAACACATCTACATTGTGGGGCACACCGATGATGTGCCCATCCAAACATTCCGCTATCCCAGCAACTGGGAACTCTCATGTGCCCGTGCAGCCGCGGTTATTCGTTATCTTCTCGATACGGATAACTTGGATCCGGCAATGTTTTCAGCTGTAGGCCGGTCATCATATCAACCTGTGTCTGAAAACGACACGCCGGAAGGCCGCGCCCGGAATAGACGCGTTGAAATCGTTATTGCCAATTTTTCCAAGTTCTGA
- a CDS encoding glycosyltransferase family protein: protein MAQGNTYNILMYSHDTYGLGHIRRTMAIASQLRRKGVNILILTGSPLVGRFNVPEGVDFVRIPGMIKKTNEEYLPLSIKINAKHALNIRRNIIIATAKAFNPHLFIVDKAPMGLKREVIPTLKWLKRCQPQTKTILGLRDIMDDAQSTIDDWEDKGIYNVLDSFYSEIWVYGEQHLYDSIREYKIPDHIARKMVFTGYIPRTVPKGGNVAAVRQEEHFCKKEKVVLVTTGGGGDGFPVMDAYLQMLESNPSPGFRSILVSGPFMPRIERENIASRAKAVGARFHHFFRRMEILMGLADVIVSMGGYNTTCEILFQRKPSLVIPRETPRLEQRIRAEVLGQHGLLDFIPWQDLEPGRLKAAVDKLLFNPKPYADALSSFQFRGLDIICDRIEAFRKGGQ from the coding sequence ATGGCCCAGGGAAACACATATAATATTCTCATGTACTCCCATGATACCTACGGCTTGGGCCATATTCGTCGAACCATGGCGATTGCCTCACAGCTTCGGCGCAAAGGGGTGAACATCCTCATATTAACGGGTTCTCCACTTGTCGGCCGATTCAATGTTCCTGAAGGCGTCGACTTCGTCCGTATTCCAGGCATGATTAAAAAGACAAATGAAGAATATCTTCCTCTCTCCATTAAAATCAATGCCAAACATGCTTTGAATATCAGGCGTAATATTATTATTGCGACGGCAAAAGCCTTCAATCCTCACCTCTTCATCGTTGATAAGGCACCAATGGGCCTCAAGCGCGAAGTTATTCCCACGCTCAAATGGTTGAAACGCTGTCAACCACAGACGAAGACCATTCTTGGGCTCCGTGACATTATGGACGATGCTCAGTCGACTATTGACGATTGGGAAGATAAAGGGATCTACAACGTTCTCGACTCCTTTTACTCGGAAATTTGGGTCTATGGAGAGCAACACCTCTACGACTCCATTCGCGAATATAAGATCCCTGACCATATTGCTCGTAAAATGGTTTTTACAGGATATATTCCTCGCACTGTGCCCAAAGGGGGCAACGTTGCAGCGGTGCGACAGGAAGAACACTTTTGCAAGAAAGAAAAAGTGGTGCTTGTTACGACGGGTGGTGGCGGTGATGGGTTCCCTGTGATGGACGCCTACCTCCAAATGCTCGAGAGCAACCCGAGCCCTGGTTTTCGCTCCATCCTGGTTTCAGGACCATTTATGCCACGCATCGAACGGGAAAATATTGCGTCCCGTGCAAAAGCCGTCGGGGCGCGCTTTCATCATTTTTTTCGTCGTATGGAAATTCTCATGGGTCTCGCCGATGTTATTGTCAGTATGGGCGGATATAATACCACCTGTGAAATCCTCTTCCAGCGCAAACCATCTTTAGTGATACCCCGTGAAACACCACGATTAGAACAACGCATCCGCGCCGAAGTGCTCGGACAGCATGGTTTGCTTGATTTTATTCCATGGCAAGACCTGGAACCGGGACGGCTGAAAGCAGCGGTCGATAAACTCCTTTTCAACC
- a CDS encoding M23 family metallopeptidase codes for MKPKSRPLFGAPPRRAPFLRILLVCAFMGVGLVAAYQAGWFVESEPATCVLKLNGPEVSELFTCPPSEEEQVPKHVNFNGVVKPGDTAAQLLGSYLDAAQLHTLAAQSRKVYPLSQIRIGKEYTIEAEGDTLTRFEYEIGPGKTLIVALGDDGYQVDTEIEPSEVRTERVSGSIRSSLIQAVNDSGENTKLAVKIANVFSYDIDFCKDIRRGDTFEAVVEKRYRGGQFVGYGRVLATRFSNQGEVFEGFYYEDGKGNAGYYDALGKARRKMFLKAPLDFTRISSGFTHSRLHPIFKKKRPHLGVDYAAPTGTPVWSIGDGVVVKKAYGKGYGYYVTVRHNSVYTTQYNHLSRFPKGLAVGKKVKQGQVIGFVGSTGWATGPHLDFRLYKNGQAINALKLKKTTADPISKRELASFKKKVHPLLSLLDNSSRASSTRTAKADTSTRMKVQKMSKRETTQKEPNSGQQTKAAL; via the coding sequence ATGAAGCCAAAGAGTCGGCCACTTTTTGGCGCGCCCCCTCGTCGTGCTCCTTTCCTCCGTATACTGCTTGTATGCGCGTTTATGGGAGTTGGTCTCGTTGCTGCTTATCAGGCCGGTTGGTTTGTTGAGTCGGAACCTGCAACGTGTGTCCTGAAACTAAACGGACCGGAGGTCAGTGAGCTGTTCACTTGCCCTCCTTCTGAAGAAGAGCAAGTCCCCAAACATGTCAACTTCAACGGCGTGGTCAAACCGGGAGACACTGCGGCCCAGCTGCTTGGCAGCTATCTCGACGCAGCCCAGCTGCACACTCTTGCCGCTCAATCGCGTAAGGTTTACCCCTTATCGCAAATCCGTATCGGGAAAGAATATACGATTGAAGCTGAAGGCGACACGCTTACACGCTTTGAGTATGAGATTGGTCCCGGAAAAACCCTCATCGTGGCTCTCGGCGACGATGGCTATCAGGTTGATACTGAAATAGAGCCAAGTGAAGTTCGCACGGAACGCGTGTCAGGCAGTATTCGTTCGAGTCTTATCCAAGCGGTGAACGATTCTGGTGAGAACACGAAACTTGCCGTCAAAATCGCCAATGTTTTTTCATATGATATCGACTTCTGCAAAGACATCCGTCGGGGTGATACATTTGAAGCCGTTGTGGAGAAACGTTACCGCGGTGGACAATTTGTCGGATATGGCCGGGTGTTAGCGACACGATTTTCCAACCAGGGTGAAGTTTTTGAAGGCTTTTATTATGAAGACGGCAAAGGCAATGCCGGCTATTATGATGCGTTAGGCAAAGCACGCCGTAAAATGTTTCTTAAAGCTCCACTTGATTTTACCCGTATATCTTCTGGGTTTACCCACAGTCGCCTTCATCCCATATTCAAGAAAAAACGCCCTCATCTTGGCGTTGACTATGCCGCTCCCACGGGGACACCGGTATGGAGCATCGGAGATGGAGTTGTCGTAAAAAAAGCGTATGGTAAAGGATATGGCTATTATGTCACCGTACGGCATAATAGTGTATATACCACACAATACAACCATCTCAGTCGTTTTCCCAAAGGGCTCGCTGTCGGGAAAAAAGTCAAACAAGGACAAGTTATCGGATTTGTCGGTAGCACCGGATGGGCGACAGGTCCCCATCTCGATTTTCGCCTCTATAAAAACGGCCAAGCAATCAACGCGTTAAAGTTGAAGAAAACGACAGCCGACCCGATCTCGAAGAGGGAGTTGGCATCATTCAAGAAAAAGGTTCACCCTCTTTTGAGCTTGCTTGATAATTCTTCTCGCGCTTCCTCAACACGCACGGCAAAAGCCGATACGTCCACCCGAATGAAAGTGCAGAAAATGTCGAAACGCGAGACAACCCAAAAGGAACCCAACTCTGGTCAGCAAACCAAAGCTGCCCTATAA
- a CDS encoding sigma-54-dependent transcriptional regulator — MTEKSILFVSPAHSVTSLFPSFKEAGLEAGIAENVAGALAFVKKSHPVIVFTQARIGAYSAKQLLEEAEADPTFPPIVVFSERGSATEAQQFLALGAKDYWLAPLTWEKIKAVIPLFPNSEAPVPEEPVVKPTTVKATTSPGHVAIIGSHPAIRRVLQLARQVAKSKATVLISGESGTGKEMFAKYLHAHSDRLGKPFIALNCAALPEHLLESELFGHERGAFTGAIARKLGKFELAHTGTILLDEISEMDLGLQAKLLRVLQEGEFDRVGGVETVKVDVRVLATTNRFLDQYVGEGKFRQDLFYRLNVIPLKLPPLRDRGEDIVHLAAYFVNNYCETYEINTLEFSDEARSWLMEYDWPGNVRELQNLMERAVLLAGTGPIQKAHFLLDSDSWPEFEEDEPESSEDTADRLHRDAETSQNAENAEGDNGESPSDDSAQNSPILDVLPLEVMERHMILRGLKQTAGNRTQAAQLLGISVRTLRNKLSEYRKLGVDIP; from the coding sequence ATGACGGAAAAATCAATCCTGTTTGTCTCCCCTGCTCACTCCGTCACGTCGCTTTTTCCTTCCTTCAAAGAAGCCGGATTGGAGGCAGGTATTGCGGAAAACGTGGCAGGCGCCTTGGCCTTTGTAAAAAAATCACACCCAGTGATCGTCTTTACGCAGGCCCGAATCGGAGCATACTCTGCTAAGCAGCTTCTTGAAGAGGCCGAGGCTGATCCTACTTTTCCTCCTATCGTTGTTTTTTCAGAACGTGGTTCGGCAACGGAAGCTCAGCAATTTCTCGCTCTTGGAGCAAAAGATTACTGGCTTGCGCCGCTCACTTGGGAAAAAATCAAAGCAGTTATTCCTCTTTTTCCAAATTCTGAAGCTCCTGTTCCAGAAGAGCCTGTTGTTAAACCAACAACTGTGAAGGCAACGACTTCTCCAGGACACGTCGCTATTATTGGAAGTCACCCCGCTATACGGCGTGTATTACAACTGGCCAGGCAAGTCGCGAAATCCAAAGCAACGGTGTTGATTTCGGGAGAATCGGGAACAGGGAAGGAAATGTTCGCCAAGTACTTGCACGCGCACAGTGATAGATTGGGGAAACCGTTTATTGCTCTCAACTGCGCGGCCTTGCCTGAACACCTTCTTGAAAGCGAACTTTTCGGGCATGAAAGAGGAGCGTTTACCGGAGCTATAGCTCGGAAACTTGGAAAATTTGAACTCGCTCATACTGGCACAATTCTCCTTGATGAAATATCCGAGATGGATCTCGGACTTCAGGCGAAACTCTTACGCGTGTTGCAGGAAGGTGAGTTTGACCGCGTTGGTGGTGTCGAAACGGTCAAAGTCGATGTGCGCGTGTTGGCAACAACCAACCGGTTTCTCGATCAATATGTCGGGGAAGGAAAATTTCGTCAGGATCTTTTTTACCGACTGAATGTCATTCCTTTGAAGTTGCCACCGCTTCGTGATCGTGGAGAAGATATCGTCCACCTTGCCGCATATTTTGTAAATAATTATTGCGAAACGTACGAGATCAACACGCTTGAGTTTTCAGACGAAGCCCGTAGTTGGCTTATGGAATATGACTGGCCAGGCAATGTCCGGGAATTGCAGAATCTCATGGAACGTGCGGTGTTGTTAGCTGGAACTGGTCCAATTCAAAAAGCCCACTTCCTCTTGGATTCCGACTCTTGGCCCGAATTTGAAGAAGACGAGCCGGAATCCTCCGAAGATACAGCTGATCGTCTGCATCGTGATGCTGAAACATCACAGAACGCTGAGAATGCAGAGGGTGATAATGGCGAAAGTCCATCGGACGACTCTGCTCAGAACAGTCCCATCCTTGATGTCTTGCCGCTTGAAGTTATGGAGCGACACATGATTTTACGTGGTCTCAAACAAACTGCAGGAAATCGTACACAGGCCGCTCAACTTCTTGGTATTTCGGTTCGGACTTTACGCAATAAACTGAGTGAATACCGCAAACTCGGTGTTGATATTCCATAA
- a CDS encoding AMP-binding protein, translating to MDRSNLREVTLGQILDEIVAAYPDNDAVVYVDRDFRLTYREFGQLVDRMAKGLMALGIQKGEKVAVWATNVPYWVALQFATAKIGAILLTVNTFYKTSELDYLLKQSETENLMLIDGFRDTDYVLTVYELIPELRDMPRKFFKSERYPHLKRAFFLGQEKHRGMYSMPEVLALAEMVSDEEYLERQKTLKPHDVVNMQYTSGTTGFPKGVMLTHYNVGNNGFWIGENQKFTHKDRLCLPVPLFHCFGCVLGVMAAITHGSTLVILESFDPVMVMTSIERERCTAVYGVPTMFIAILEHALFPKFDFSTMRTGIMAGSPCPVRVMQQVIDQMNMTDITICYGLTEASPVMTQSRTDDDIKLRTETVGRAMPEIEVRIVDPETNQEVAPGVQGEVCCRGYNVMKGYYNNPEATATAIDSENWLHSGDLGVMDENGYVTITGRLKDMIIRGGENIYPREVEEFLYTMEGVSDVQVVGVKSRKYGEEVGAFIILKPNVEYAPEDIIDFCRGQISRFKIPKYIAFVDAFPMTASGKIQKYILREMAEELFPEAMQ from the coding sequence ATGGACAGATCAAATCTTCGAGAAGTCACCCTGGGGCAAATTCTTGATGAAATCGTGGCCGCCTATCCGGATAACGACGCCGTGGTATACGTGGATCGCGATTTTCGTCTCACCTATCGTGAGTTCGGTCAGTTGGTCGATCGCATGGCCAAAGGATTGATGGCGCTTGGTATCCAAAAAGGGGAGAAAGTCGCCGTTTGGGCAACAAATGTGCCCTATTGGGTTGCCTTGCAATTCGCTACGGCCAAAATTGGGGCCATCTTGCTGACGGTCAACACCTTCTATAAGACCTCGGAACTTGACTACCTTCTGAAGCAGTCAGAAACCGAAAATCTCATGCTTATTGATGGATTTCGCGATACTGACTACGTTTTGACGGTGTATGAGCTTATTCCGGAACTGCGCGATATGCCGCGAAAGTTTTTCAAGAGTGAGCGATATCCCCACCTGAAACGTGCGTTTTTTCTCGGACAAGAGAAGCACCGCGGCATGTACTCCATGCCGGAGGTACTTGCTCTTGCTGAGATGGTATCAGACGAAGAATACCTGGAACGGCAAAAAACGTTGAAACCGCATGATGTCGTGAATATGCAGTACACCTCGGGAACGACCGGTTTTCCTAAGGGCGTTATGCTGACACATTACAATGTGGGAAATAACGGTTTTTGGATTGGAGAAAACCAGAAATTTACGCACAAAGATCGTTTGTGCCTCCCGGTTCCTCTGTTCCACTGCTTTGGGTGTGTTTTGGGAGTTATGGCGGCAATTACGCACGGATCAACCCTGGTTATTCTTGAGTCGTTTGATCCGGTCATGGTCATGACGTCAATTGAGCGGGAACGGTGTACCGCCGTCTACGGGGTACCGACCATGTTCATTGCCATTCTTGAACATGCGTTGTTTCCGAAGTTCGACTTCTCGACCATGCGCACGGGAATTATGGCCGGATCTCCTTGTCCGGTGCGGGTTATGCAGCAGGTCATTGATCAGATGAATATGACGGATATTACTATCTGTTATGGATTGACCGAAGCATCGCCCGTTATGACGCAAAGCCGAACAGATGACGACATCAAACTTCGTACGGAAACCGTGGGACGTGCCATGCCCGAAATCGAAGTACGTATTGTCGACCCCGAAACGAATCAAGAAGTTGCTCCCGGAGTACAGGGTGAGGTGTGCTGTCGGGGATACAATGTCATGAAAGGCTATTACAATAACCCCGAAGCAACGGCTACGGCGATAGACAGTGAAAATTGGCTCCACTCGGGCGATTTGGGTGTCATGGATGAAAATGGTTATGTCACCATTACGGGACGCCTCAAAGATATGATCATCCGTGGCGGAGAAAACATCTATCCGCGTGAAGTGGAAGAATTCCTGTACACGATGGAAGGGGTTTCCGATGTTCAAGTCGTAGGCGTGAAGAGTCGCAAGTACGGCGAAGAAGTCGGTGCGTTTATTATTCTGAAACCCAATGTGGAATATGCTCCCGAAGATATTATAGACTTCTGCCGAGGGCAAATTTCCCGTTTTAAGATTCCAAAATACATCGCCTTTGTCGACGCGTTTCCCATGACGGCAAGTGGCAAAATCCAGAAATACATACTGCGTGAAATGGCCGAAGAACTTTTCCCGGAAGCCATGCAGTAA
- a CDS encoding helix-turn-helix domain-containing protein, with protein sequence MSADKIGNRIRRIREQKNITLEELSSRCELEIEFLRSLEEENMSTALGPLLKIARALSCRLGTFLDDAVSQDPLIVRLSEREESLTMADPATSSTSMRYYSLGKGKTDRHMEPFYIEIEPETSKEKPLASHQGEEFILVQSGHVELLYGKSVYTLGPGDSMYYNSVVPHYLGATSEGPASIYAVLYFPS encoded by the coding sequence ATGAGCGCGGACAAAATTGGCAACCGTATTCGACGTATCCGAGAACAAAAAAACATCACTTTGGAAGAGCTTTCCAGTCGGTGTGAACTCGAAATCGAGTTTCTGCGGTCGCTTGAAGAGGAGAACATGTCCACGGCTTTGGGCCCACTGCTCAAAATTGCCCGTGCGTTAAGCTGCCGACTTGGTACGTTTTTGGATGATGCGGTATCGCAGGATCCTCTCATCGTTCGCCTGTCTGAACGGGAAGAATCGTTGACCATGGCAGATCCGGCCACGTCATCGACGAGTATGCGCTATTACTCGTTGGGAAAAGGGAAAACCGATCGTCACATGGAGCCGTTTTACATTGAGATTGAGCCTGAAACGTCCAAAGAAAAACCCTTAGCGTCACACCAGGGTGAAGAATTCATCCTGGTGCAATCGGGTCATGTCGAGCTCCTGTATGGGAAATCTGTGTACACGCTCGGCCCTGGAGACTCGATGTATTACAACTCTGTTGTCCCGCATTATCTCGGGGCAACGTCTGAGGGGCCGGCTTCCATTTATGCTGTCCTGTATTTCCCATCCTAA
- a CDS encoding FkbM family methyltransferase, with amino-acid sequence MPEPTLFAYQTIAKHVSHVHPVIVDGGANKGRRTQTFLDLFPEAHIHAFEPLPDLASKLSKRFPAQSVTVHQYGLGASSFPTTINKLNRPTLSSILPPSGIQEKYADQVLTLSDVIPIQVVSLDEVLPDGADVVKLDLQGYELEALRGMPQTLARCRAILVEVAFIPLYEGQPLFEEIELFLSSSGFVLEKLYDIWTNQQNEKTAADALFLR; translated from the coding sequence ATGCCAGAACCGACTCTCTTCGCGTATCAAACGATTGCCAAACATGTCTCTCATGTACATCCCGTCATTGTCGACGGAGGCGCCAACAAAGGTCGACGAACACAAACGTTTCTTGACCTTTTTCCAGAAGCCCATATTCACGCTTTTGAACCACTCCCCGACCTTGCGAGCAAGCTCTCAAAACGTTTTCCGGCACAATCGGTCACTGTACATCAATACGGTCTTGGAGCCTCGTCGTTCCCCACAACCATCAATAAGTTGAACAGGCCCACGCTCTCCTCGATTCTTCCCCCTTCCGGAATTCAAGAGAAATATGCTGATCAGGTTTTGACATTATCGGATGTTATTCCTATCCAGGTTGTTTCTCTTGATGAAGTTCTTCCCGACGGCGCCGATGTCGTCAAACTCGATCTTCAAGGGTACGAGCTTGAGGCGTTGCGCGGAATGCCCCAAACACTCGCTCGATGCCGTGCTATCCTTGTCGAAGTTGCCTTTATCCCACTGTATGAAGGACAACCACTATTCGAAGAAATCGAGTTGTTTCTTTCCTCTTCGGGGTTTGTCCTCGAAAAACTGTATGATATCTGGACAAACCAGCAAAATGAAAAAACCGCAGCCGATGCCTTATTTCTACGATGA
- a CDS encoding radical SAM protein, with product MLTQLFSSSDSRRSVFSTKTLASLAKGRIPGQVVVQYTDHCNASCAQCAMRVSNDFPRTKLDVDQVRRLLDAMAERNVQAVSFTGGEPLLYLDEIVSLINHAAQVGIQYIRTGTNGFLFRGSNPDDFEKKIHGIAEKLAATSINTFWVSVDSADPETHETNRGLRGIVRNLERGLSIFREYGLYPSANLGINRLTGGPKPIVCRRPDGSLDADRFRQEFTNAFARFYEFVEGLGFTIVNACYPMSLDADEAGQNAVYAATSEDDFIRFSAEEKPLLFQALMDTVPTFRDRLRVFTPRSSLLSLIRQYQGQSEECYGCRGGIDFFFIDSKDMNTYPCGYRGGENLGKFWDLDLHSRDTSMRCLECDWECFRDPSELIGPLLDLRTQPFQLAKRCFSDKTFFTTWLEDVRYYRACGYFNARTAPDYAALARFRRV from the coding sequence ATGCTTACACAACTTTTTTCTTCATCGGATTCACGCCGATCGGTATTTTCTACCAAAACATTAGCTTCCTTGGCCAAAGGGAGAATCCCCGGACAAGTTGTGGTTCAATATACGGACCACTGCAATGCGAGTTGTGCACAATGCGCAATGCGTGTGAGTAATGATTTTCCTCGAACGAAATTGGATGTCGATCAGGTCCGACGTCTCCTTGATGCGATGGCCGAACGAAATGTTCAGGCAGTCTCGTTTACCGGAGGAGAACCATTGCTTTATCTGGATGAGATTGTCAGCCTGATCAACCATGCTGCTCAGGTCGGTATTCAATATATCCGCACGGGAACAAATGGATTTCTCTTTCGGGGATCAAATCCCGACGACTTTGAAAAGAAAATTCATGGCATTGCCGAAAAGTTGGCCGCCACGTCGATCAATACGTTCTGGGTCAGTGTTGATTCGGCAGATCCGGAGACGCACGAAACAAACCGTGGATTACGCGGCATTGTCCGCAACCTGGAACGTGGACTCTCCATTTTTCGTGAATATGGATTATATCCTTCAGCCAATCTGGGCATTAATCGATTAACCGGGGGACCGAAACCAATCGTATGTCGCCGCCCGGATGGGTCGCTTGATGCAGACCGCTTTCGACAGGAATTTACCAACGCTTTCGCTCGGTTTTATGAATTTGTCGAAGGGCTTGGCTTTACCATTGTCAATGCATGCTATCCTATGAGCCTTGATGCTGATGAAGCGGGTCAAAACGCCGTGTACGCAGCAACATCCGAGGATGATTTCATTCGGTTCAGTGCCGAGGAAAAGCCATTGCTCTTTCAAGCGCTTATGGACACCGTACCGACATTTCGAGACCGTTTGCGAGTGTTCACGCCAAGAAGCTCATTGCTTTCTCTGATTCGTCAATATCAAGGACAGTCGGAAGAGTGCTATGGTTGCCGCGGTGGAATTGATTTCTTTTTTATCGATTCGAAAGACATGAACACATACCCCTGTGGATATCGGGGGGGAGAAAATTTAGGGAAGTTTTGGGATCTCGATCTTCACAGCCGGGATACGTCAATGCGATGCCTTGAGTGTGATTGGGAGTGCTTTCGTGATCCTTCGGAGTTGATCGGCCCGTTGCTTGATCTCCGAACTCAACCCTTCCAGCTCGCCAAACGATGCTTTTCCGATAAAACATTTTTTACAACATGGCTTGAGGACGTACGCTATTATCGAGCGTGTGGGTACTTTAATGCCCGTACAGCGCCTGACTATGCCGCGTTAGCTCGGTTCCGTCGAGTATAG